DNA sequence from the Tenacibaculum mesophilum genome:
TCATTTTCATAAAAAGTTTAAAAACACCTTGGGAATCTCTCCTATTGACTATATAAATTCTGAAAAGATTAAATTTTCTAAAAAACTTATAAAGCAATCTAAAAACCTACGAATCTCTGAAATAGCCTACAAATCAGGTTTTAATAACATTAGCTATTTCAACAGACAGTTTAAAAAAATGGAGATGATTACTCCTCAGCAGTTTAAAAAGTCTTTTATAAAAGAGTAAATCATCAACTTTTTTCAAAAAACTTTTATAGCTACATTTGTTTGATATGATGATATCTCTTTTTCTAGATGTTTTAAGTACTAATTTGTACATAGTCTTACTCTTTTTTATTGTGGCTGTTCTATACTCTTCTGTCGGATTTGGTGGTGGTTCCAGTTACTTGGCTGTTTTAGCACTCACTGGCTTACTTTTTACACAAATAAGAGCTACAGCATTACTTTGTAATGTAATGGTTGTTACAGGTAATGTTTTACTTTATATGCAACAAAAACAATATAATTGGAAAAAGGTTATTCCGCTTACTTTATTTAGTATTCCTATGGCTTTTTTGGGTGGCTATTTACGAATAAGTCAAACTTTTTTCTTTATTCTTTTAGGTTTCACACTACTTTTTGCTGCTATTACCATGTGGAGTTCAAACAAAGTAGTTACCAACAGCAATAAAACTACCGATTTAAACATAGCAAAAAATGCAGGTTATGGCGGAATTATTGGTTTTATTTCTGGAATGGTTGGAATTGGTGGTGGTATTTTCTTAGCTCCGTTACTTCATTTAACCAATTGGGACACTCCTAAAAAAATAGCTGCTACAGCAAGCTTTTTTATTTTAGTAAATTCTATATCTGGATTGATAGGTCAATATGTGAACCCTGAATTTTCTATCGACTGGAAGCTTACTTCTATTTTATTAATTACTGTTTTTATTGGTGGTCAAATTGGTAGTAGAATGAGTAACCAATTCTTTAATTCCACACAACTGAAAAAAGCAACCGCTATTCTAATTGCCTTTGTAAGTATTCGGATTTTAATTAAGTATTTATATTAGCCAATTATTCATATTATTTTCTTCTACATAAAAAAAGCAACGTAAACACGTTGCTCTTTCATCCCCTAAACATAGATAACTATTTCTTAGCCTAACCAAGCATTCATCATCCACAATGTTTTTTCTTGTTCTGCAATAAAGTCACTCATCATTGAGTTTGTTCCTTCATCTTCTGCTTCATCAGACAAATCAAGAATTAAACGTTCTATTTTTAATAGTTCTGATAACGAATCAATAATTAAT
Encoded proteins:
- a CDS encoding sulfite exporter TauE/SafE family protein, which translates into the protein MMISLFLDVLSTNLYIVLLFFIVAVLYSSVGFGGGSSYLAVLALTGLLFTQIRATALLCNVMVVTGNVLLYMQQKQYNWKKVIPLTLFSIPMAFLGGYLRISQTFFFILLGFTLLFAAITMWSSNKVVTNSNKTTDLNIAKNAGYGGIIGFISGMVGIGGGIFLAPLLHLTNWDTPKKIAATASFFILVNSISGLIGQYVNPEFSIDWKLTSILLITVFIGGQIGSRMSNQFFNSTQLKKATAILIAFVSIRILIKYLY